The Marivirga salinae DNA window ATTGCAGGAATATTTAATAGCACCATGCAAATCTTCATTGGTATGGGAACCATGGCAATTAATAATACCTCTATTGCATACTATTCGGGTGGAAGGCACAACTACTCCCTCTTGCAATGCGATTAGAGATTGAACCAATTTAAAAACAGAACCTGGGCGATATTGCGCCATAATTGGCCTGTTAAAAAGTGGCTTTAAAGTATCTTTATTCAGCTTACTGAAATTTTTACTATAATTTCTTCCTGCTAACAGATTGGGATCATAAGACGGGCTATTGACAAAAGCTAAGATCTCTCCTGTTGAAGGTTCAATGGCAACTATACTACCAACCTTATCATCCATCAGGTATTCAGCATATTTCTGCAAATCCAAATCGATGGTGGAAACCAAATTATTTCCAGGAACTGAAAGTGTATCAAATTTACCATCATTAAAGGAACCTTTTTCAATTCCTCTAACATTCACTAACTTATATTTTACTCCTCTTTTTCCTCTAAGTTCTTCTTCATAAGCCGCTTCAATTCCTGAGATTCCGATAAAATCACCTTGTTTATAATAATTGGTAGTATCTCTTTCCAATTGTCTTTTACTTACCTCACCTATATACCCAAGTCCGTTTGCTAAAACAGGCTCAGGATATTTTCGAACAGTACGGGCAACAGGATAAAATCCTTGATATTCTACTAAGCGAGTTTGAATTTTAGCAAATTCTTCATTGCTCAATTGTGGATAAAAAAGGGATTGTTTGATGTAGGAATATCCTTTAGCCTTTTGGATTTTCGCTTCAAATTCCTCTTTAGTGATATCCAACAAGTTACAAAAAGCAGTAGTATCCTGAACCTCCACTTCTTTTGGCACTACCATAATATCATAAACCGGAGTGTTATGAACAATGATTTTATTGTTTCTATCCAGAATCAATCCTCTGTAAGGA harbors:
- the mrdA gene encoding penicillin-binding protein 2, translated to MIENRKYIIQFLIVLVGIIFLAKLFSIQVMESRYKLAAENNVINKVVQYPYRGLILDRNNKIIVHNTPVYDIMVVPKEVEVQDTTAFCNLLDITKEEFEAKIQKAKGYSYIKQSLFYPQLSNEEFAKIQTRLVEYQGFYPVARTVRKYPEPVLANGLGYIGEVSKRQLERDTTNYYKQGDFIGISGIEAAYEEELRGKRGVKYKLVNVRGIEKGSFNDGKFDTLSVPGNNLVSTIDLDLQKYAEYLMDDKVGSIVAIEPSTGEILAFVNSPSYDPNLLAGRNYSKNFSKLNKDTLKPLFNRPIMAQYRPGSVFKLVQSLIALQEGVVVPSTRIVCNRGIINCHGSHTNEDLHGAIKYSCNPYFYQTFKRIIQQGKVEGMNKDARVGLTTWNNYLSDLGFGRKLGIDIPNESSGMVPGPTYYDYYYQKDHWNFYTIYSLSIGEGELLTTPLQVANLASILANRGFYVRPHMVKGIETPDSYYKLQYDRLDTGIDSVHFTTVVDAMGEIVDGTARVARVKDIEIAGKTGTVQNKNSFDHSAFMAFAPKENPQIAISVYVENAGWGGGVAAAITGLLIEKYIKGEVASNRAWVENYVMTKAYLNNL